In Methanoregula formicica SMSP, the DNA window AAAGCAATACAAAAGATCAAATCCGCTTACACCGGGAGCCCTGCCCGGCCGGTGACTCCCGGGGTTTCCATTGCCAACAAGAAGAGGGGTTATCGGGGAGCTTCCCCGGTTTGTCTCTCTTCCGTTACAAAAAGTTCATCGGTGCAACTGCCTGCTGGTTCGGCGCCACGGCCATGAAATAGATCACAAGCGTTGCCAGCAGGGCAACGACTGCAAGGAAGATCATAAACTTTACCAGGTTCCCGACTGCATCACTGGATTTTACGTCACTCATCACCAAACCTCCATCACACACTCGCGTGATACTCTCCACTTGGATGATGGGACGATAAACCTTGCGTGCGGGAGAGCAACGGTAAGGATCGGAAAACCGGTGAAAAGGACCAGGACGGTTTTTCCAACAAAAAGATGCCGGGATAGTCTCCGGTTACTTGTGGATGGCAGGCGGATTCTTGAGCACAGGCTCAAAGGCCTTGTTCATGTCTTTCACGTAACTGGTGTTCGAGAGTCCCAGCAGGTTCATCGTGTCATTGAAGAATCCGATGAGAGCCCGGCTGCAGGCGTTCAGCCACTCGACCATCTCCCCCATGGACTCCTGCGAGCCGAGCAGGGCTGTGCCCTTTTCCGGTACTTCGAGGCTCAGGTTCTGCGCATTCCGCAGCAGTTCGTCCTCGGACAGGTCTGCGGCCTGAACGGGAGAGAGGAAAAAAACAGGTACAACAACAAAAACAATCAGGAGGACAGGGCGGCAGTTCATAGCGGATCACGGAGGGATTCTGGTAAAACCCAGTCGGCGTGACGGACGAAAAAGATTCTGAAATGCACCAGGGCCGCGGGCAACTGCTGGATCTGGTCCGGCAGGTATTCTCACGGAACGGGTGCCGTCCTGCGGGCCGGTCCAGGGTCCTGCCCGTTGACCACAGGAAATTCTCACGACGGTTTCTTTGCATCGAAGAGCCGCTCGGCCGGGCAGCCGATCTCCCGCTGCTTGCAGAACCGGCACGCAAGGTGTCCCCGGACAAAGGCATTGCCCGCAAACCCGAGAAGAAGGAGGACGGTGATGAGGAGAATGATTGTCCAGGAGAACTGCCAAACCAGAAGTACGATCCCGGCAATGACGGGAACCAGGAATAAAAGGAAATCCGGGACAAGGTCTTTCCAGCCGATCTTCAGGTGCGCAAACTTTTCCGGGCTGCCACGCCGGAAGAACAGGGCACTCAACCGTCCTTTGCCAAAGGCACAGGTCTTCCCGAAATAATAACAGTCCCTGCAATGCCCGCTTACGAGCCGGAACTCGAGTGCAAGCACAAAGAGAAGATACAGGAGAGCCCAGGGGAGGCCGATCCGGGAGAGAAGGAACGCCCCGATGACCCAGATCAGGAGCGGCACGAGGTTTGCGACGATTACCGTTGTTGCGGGATAGTTCTCATGGCATGCCGGTTCCTGCATACCGGAAACGGTGTTCCGCGGATATGATAAACGCTCCGGAATGTATCCGGGATACCCCTCCGGCCTCCCGGCACTCCAGCCCCCGTTCCGCAACCCTCATGTAGCAGCACCGACAACTCCAACAAATGGATAATCCGGCCACCGGCACCGCACCAAAACAGGGCTTCGCCCTCCTCGTCTTCTCCATCTCGCTTGCCATGTTCATGACAAGTCTTGACGGCACGATCGTCAACATCGCACTTCCAACCATCTCCGAGTCCTTCAATGTCTCGACCAGCACCGTCAGCTGGGTCGCTACCTCCTACCTGCTTGTCATGGTAGGCTGCGTGCTGGTCTTTGGGAAAGTTGCCGATACTCTCGGGTACAAGCGGATCTTCCTCTCCGGTTTTGTCATCTTCACCATCGGCTCGTTCCTCTGCGGTTTCCTTCCGGAGTTCATCGCGGGATTCCCCTCGCTCATCGGGTCGCGGATGTTCCAGGCCATTGGTGCCGCGATGCTCATGTCGGTTGCCGCTGCCATGATCTCCACGTTCGTTGCCCCCGACCAGAAGGGCAAGGCGATGAGTATCATCATGATGCTCGCAGCGCTCGGCACGGCGCTCGGCCCCACCATTGGTGGCGTCCTCACCCAGTACCTGTCATGGCACTGGATCTTCTTCATCAACATCCCGGTCGGCATCGTTGCCATCATGCTCGGCGCAAAAGTAATCCCCGCAAGCTGCCCGGTGCAGCGCGAGGGAGGATTTGACAAGCCGGGCGCCGTGCTCGCGTTCATCGGCCTTGCGTCGCTTGTTTTCGTGGTTTCGGAAGGTTCGACATTCGGCTGGACCTCACCGGTCATCATCGGCATGGCCGTGCTCATGGTCGTCTCGCTTGCATGGTTTGTGAAAAACGAGCTCTCCGCCGATGACCCGGTCCTCGACATACGGCTCTTCAAAAAGAGGAATTTTGTTATTGCGAACCTGATCCTCATCCTTGTCTTCTTCAGCCTGTCTGGGATCAACTACCTCCTGCCGTTCTACCTCGAGTACGTCCACAGCTACGACACCTCAACGGCCGGGCTGATCATGACGTCCCTTTCCTTTGCAATGATGGTTGCCGGTTTAATCTCCGGCGCTACGTTCAACCGCGTTGGTCCGCGGCGGCTCTGCATCCTTGCAAGTATCCCCCTCATTATCGGCTATTTCCTGATGACAATGCTGCGGACCTACACCTCCACCGGCTTTGTCATGCTTGCCCTGGCCCTGATCGGGTTCGGACTCGGGTTGATTGTCAGTCCCATCACGACAATGATCATGATGTCGGTCTCCAAGTCAAAGGCTGGAATGCTCTCAAGCCTGACGAGCCTCGAGCGGAATGGCCCGCAGTCCATCGGGATTGCGACCTATAACGCGCTCCTGATTCTCGGGGTCATGCTGATCGCGAAGAACTATGATATCACAAAGGACGCACCGGTCAACATCAAA includes these proteins:
- a CDS encoding DHA2 family efflux MFS transporter permease subunit, whose protein sequence is MDNPATGTAPKQGFALLVFSISLAMFMTSLDGTIVNIALPTISESFNVSTSTVSWVATSYLLVMVGCVLVFGKVADTLGYKRIFLSGFVIFTIGSFLCGFLPEFIAGFPSLIGSRMFQAIGAAMLMSVAAAMISTFVAPDQKGKAMSIIMMLAALGTALGPTIGGVLTQYLSWHWIFFINIPVGIVAIMLGAKVIPASCPVQREGGFDKPGAVLAFIGLASLVFVVSEGSTFGWTSPVIIGMAVLMVVSLAWFVKNELSADDPVLDIRLFKKRNFVIANLILILVFFSLSGINYLLPFYLEYVHSYDTSTAGLIMTSLSFAMMVAGLISGATFNRVGPRRLCILASIPLIIGYFLMTMLRTYTSTGFVMLALALIGFGLGLIVSPITTMIMMSVSKSKAGMLSSLTSLERNGPQSIGIATYNALLILGVMLIAKNYDITKDAPVNIKLEVLSAGFDVAFILSLIFGIVILILSLAVKEEIHPDYAAEAKILIRNVE